The Desulfovibrio desulfuricans DSM 642 DNA segment CCGGTACATCCGGCCCGCCAAGACTTTTCACAAGGCCGTCATACCTGCCGCCGCCGGCCACAGCTGCCTGCGCGCCAATACTGCCGCTTACCACCTCAAAAGTAGTGCGGCAATAGTAGTCAAGACCGCGCACAAGCCTGTGATCAAGCTCAAAGGCAAGCCCCTGACCTTGCAGCAGTTCCAGCACCGTATCAAAGTGGGCGCGGCATTCAGGGCAATTATAATCAATAAGTTTTGGGGCATTATCCGTAATGGCGCGGCAGCCGGGCTGCTTGCAGTCAAGTACGCGCAAGGGGTTGGTCTCCACCCTGCGGGCGCAGTCCGGACAAAGGGCGTCCTTATCAACTCCGGCAAGGTATTCGAGCAAGGCCGCCTTGAACTTGGGGCGGCATTCCGAACAGCCAAGGGAATTTATCTTGAGCGTCAGGTCCGTGAGGCCAAGGTCTGATAAAAAGCGCAGCAGCATGCTGACCAGTTCTGCATCAGCCATGGGGCTATGACTGCCAAGGCACTCGCAGTTGATCTGGTGAAACTGGCGCATGCGGCCCTTTTGCGGGCGTTCATAACGGAACATGGGGCCGGTGGTGAACAGGCGGCTCACAGGCTCGCGGTTGGTCAGCCCGCTCTCGATATAGGCGCGCATAACGCCAGCCGTGGCTTCAGGCCGCAGGGTAAGCGAACGGCCCTTGCGGTCAGGAAAGGTATACATTTCCTTTTGCACCACATCGGTTTCCTCACCGATGGAACGGCAAAAAAGCTCGGTAAACTCCAGCAGCGGCGTGCGCAGCTCCACAAAACCGTAGCGCCCAAAAACCTGGCGCGCGGTATTTTCAATGCGTGTGAACTGGTCGCTGTCCGGCGGAAACATATCCGCAAAACCCTTGATACGTGCGATACTCATGGCTTCCTCATAAAAAACTGGCTGCCTTGACGTGCAAGACGGCGCGAAAGAAATGGTCTACCTGCTGGCGCAAGGGGATTCAAGGCTGAATTTTCCGACGCAATCGTCACAGGGCACAGGATATTCGCCAGTAAAGCAGGCCATGCAGTAATGCTGCGGCTTGCTCACGGAGCCGAGCAGCCCTGCTATGCTGAGATAATGC contains these protein-coding regions:
- the hisS gene encoding histidine--tRNA ligase translates to MSIARIKGFADMFPPDSDQFTRIENTARQVFGRYGFVELRTPLLEFTELFCRSIGEETDVVQKEMYTFPDRKGRSLTLRPEATAGVMRAYIESGLTNREPVSRLFTTGPMFRYERPQKGRMRQFHQINCECLGSHSPMADAELVSMLLRFLSDLGLTDLTLKINSLGCSECRPKFKAALLEYLAGVDKDALCPDCARRVETNPLRVLDCKQPGCRAITDNAPKLIDYNCPECRAHFDTVLELLQGQGLAFELDHRLVRGLDYYCRTTFEVVSGSIGAQAAVAGGGRYDGLVKSLGGPDVPGVGFACGMERLALMMGEGSGQATDFYLVAMDALSRAQGWQLAQKLRYAGLTGEMNFSEGGFKSLMRQAGKSGAGHCLIIGPDEAAQGTVVVKNLESGEQCSVPQSGVLQFLQTGTNND